The following are from one region of the Gryllotalpicola protaetiae genome:
- a CDS encoding YcnI family protein — MNRRFTLRAVAAIVAGAALAIAAPLAASAHVRIDPTTAAAGGYSYVSFRVPTESATASTVGLTINLPTDTPFTSVSYQAVPGWTAQVTTGTLPKPVTIGGTSVTTAPTSVTFTATGSGIAPGQFGIFTLSLGKVPDTGKVLLPATQTYSDGSVVKWDQPTPASGDEPEHPAPTLYINDAPPAGDSSIVSTTSAPDASAAASDHQGLDTAALVVGFAGLVVGAAGLIVAVVALTRKRAS; from the coding sequence ATGAACAGACGCTTCACCCTGCGCGCCGTCGCGGCCATCGTGGCCGGCGCCGCACTCGCCATCGCCGCACCCCTTGCGGCCAGCGCCCACGTGCGCATCGACCCCACGACCGCCGCGGCCGGCGGGTACTCCTACGTCAGCTTCCGTGTGCCGACCGAGTCGGCCACGGCCAGCACGGTCGGCCTCACGATCAACCTGCCGACCGACACCCCCTTCACCTCGGTGAGCTACCAGGCCGTGCCCGGCTGGACCGCGCAGGTCACCACCGGCACGCTTCCTAAGCCCGTGACGATCGGCGGGACCTCGGTCACGACCGCGCCCACCTCGGTCACGTTCACCGCGACCGGCAGCGGCATCGCACCCGGTCAGTTCGGCATCTTCACGCTGTCGCTCGGCAAGGTGCCCGACACAGGCAAGGTGCTGCTGCCCGCGACGCAGACGTATTCGGACGGCTCGGTCGTGAAGTGGGACCAGCCGACGCCCGCGAGCGGCGACGAGCCGGAGCACCCCGCGCCGACGCTCTACATCAACGATGCGCCGCCCGCCGGCGACTCGTCGATCGTGAGCACGACCTCCGCGCCGGACGCCTCGGCCGCGGCATCCGACCACCAGGGTCTCGACACAGCCGCCCTCGTGGTCGGCTTCGCCGGCCTGGTGGTCGGCGCGGCGGGCCTCATCGTGGCGGTCGTCGCGCTGACGCGGAAGCGCGCCTCATGA
- a CDS encoding copper resistance CopC family protein yields the protein MTRASRSAETRESPRLKRVSALLGAAAAVLGAAALALLPAGAASAHDYLVSSSPAANSTVTAATPQITLTFDDIVLDDGGHGALVQVTDAAGRNFETDCASVEARNVTVPVALGAPGTYRVTWQIVSADGHPVSDSIQFTYSGPKAGDGREGPIAKCGATVTAPAAQATDAPAQASVSKSVVLIISVAGGVVVLAVIAVVLVIVLSRRRSGQRGE from the coding sequence ATGACGCGCGCATCGAGAAGTGCCGAAACGCGGGAATCGCCCCGGCTGAAGCGCGTTTCGGCGCTTCTCGGCGCGGCAGCAGCAGTGCTCGGGGCGGCGGCGCTCGCGCTGCTGCCCGCGGGCGCGGCCAGCGCGCACGACTACCTCGTGAGCAGCAGCCCCGCCGCTAACTCGACCGTCACGGCCGCGACCCCGCAGATCACGCTCACCTTCGACGACATCGTGCTCGACGACGGCGGGCACGGCGCGCTCGTGCAGGTGACAGATGCCGCAGGCCGCAACTTCGAGACCGACTGCGCGAGCGTCGAGGCCCGCAACGTCACGGTTCCCGTGGCACTCGGCGCCCCCGGCACCTACCGCGTCACCTGGCAGATCGTCTCGGCCGACGGGCACCCGGTGAGCGACTCGATCCAGTTCACGTACAGCGGGCCGAAGGCCGGCGACGGCCGTGAGGGGCCGATCGCGAAGTGCGGCGCGACGGTCACGGCCCCGGCGGCCCAGGCGACGGATGCCCCCGCGCAGGCATCCGTCTCGAAATCGGTCGTGCTGATCATCTCGGTCGCGGGCGGCGTCGTGGTGCTCGCCGTCATCGCCGTGGTGCTCGTCATCGTGCTGAGCAGGCGGAGGAGCGGGCAGAGGGGGGAATAA
- a CDS encoding MFS transporter, translating into MSNTLFSKDHPRYKWVALSNTTLGILMATINSSIVIISLPAIFTGIHINPLDPANVSYLLWILMGYLLVTAVLVVTFGRLGDMFGRVRIYNLGFVVFTIGSIALAFNPLAGGHGAMWLIIWRFVQGIGGAMLFSNSTAIITDAFPANRRGMALGINQVAAIAGSFIGLLIGGLLANLSWHVGTLDVEWVFLVSVPVGIIGTIWSYVSLHEVGATSAGKMDWWGNALFAIGLASLLTAITYGIQPYGTSTEGWGNPWVLTGLIGGAVVLVVFVFVELAQKSPMFEMRLFRIRSFAMAMLAGLLSSIGRGGMQFMLIIWLQGIWLPLHGVAYDKTPLMAGFAMLPITIGFLISGPLSGTISDRVGPRLFATTGLLVVAATFVLLIVLPIDFTYWQFALITFFNGIGSGMFAAPNRAAIMNSVPANMRGSASGMAGTVQNSGTSLSMGIFFSLLIAGLSSSLPKALFSGLTAQGVSTQVATNISHLPPVSSVFAAFLGYNPMDTLLGSGGLDILKTLPEAAHKTLIGNEFFPHLISGAFHDGLVVVFIAAAAMSVIAAVASLIRGKHYVHELQVVEESIEMHEAEPVKAS; encoded by the coding sequence GTGTCCAACACTCTGTTCAGCAAGGACCACCCGCGCTACAAGTGGGTCGCGCTCAGCAACACCACGCTCGGCATCCTGATGGCCACCATCAACTCGTCGATCGTGATCATCTCGCTGCCCGCGATCTTCACCGGCATCCACATCAACCCGCTCGACCCGGCGAACGTCAGCTATCTGCTGTGGATCCTGATGGGCTACCTGCTCGTCACCGCCGTGCTGGTGGTCACCTTCGGGCGCCTCGGCGACATGTTCGGGCGCGTGCGCATCTACAACCTCGGGTTCGTGGTGTTCACGATCGGGTCGATCGCGCTGGCGTTCAACCCGCTCGCGGGCGGACACGGCGCGATGTGGCTGATCATCTGGCGGTTCGTGCAGGGCATCGGCGGCGCCATGCTGTTCAGCAACTCGACGGCGATCATCACGGATGCCTTCCCGGCGAACCGCCGCGGCATGGCCCTCGGCATCAACCAGGTCGCGGCGATCGCCGGCTCGTTCATCGGCCTGCTGATCGGCGGTCTGCTCGCGAACCTGAGCTGGCACGTCGGAACCCTCGACGTCGAGTGGGTGTTCCTCGTCTCGGTGCCCGTCGGCATCATCGGCACGATCTGGTCGTACGTCTCGCTGCACGAGGTCGGCGCGACGTCGGCCGGGAAGATGGACTGGTGGGGCAACGCCCTGTTCGCCATCGGCCTCGCCTCGCTGCTCACGGCGATCACCTACGGCATCCAGCCCTACGGCACCTCGACAGAGGGCTGGGGCAACCCCTGGGTGCTCACCGGCCTCATCGGCGGCGCGGTCGTGCTGGTGGTCTTCGTGTTCGTCGAGCTCGCGCAGAAGTCGCCGATGTTCGAGATGCGCCTCTTCCGGATCCGTTCGTTCGCGATGGCGATGCTCGCCGGCCTGCTTTCGTCGATCGGCCGCGGCGGCATGCAGTTCATGCTGATCATCTGGCTGCAGGGCATCTGGCTGCCGCTGCACGGCGTCGCCTATGACAAGACGCCGCTGATGGCCGGGTTCGCGATGCTTCCGATCACGATCGGATTCCTGATCTCGGGCCCCCTCTCCGGCACGATCTCCGACCGGGTCGGCCCCCGCCTGTTCGCGACCACCGGCCTGCTGGTCGTCGCCGCGACCTTCGTGCTGCTGATCGTGCTGCCGATCGACTTCACCTACTGGCAGTTCGCGCTCATCACCTTCTTCAACGGCATCGGCTCCGGCATGTTCGCGGCGCCGAACCGCGCGGCGATCATGAACTCGGTGCCCGCCAACATGCGCGGCTCGGCATCGGGCATGGCCGGCACGGTGCAGAACTCGGGCACGAGCCTCTCGATGGGCATCTTCTTCTCGCTGCTCATCGCCGGCCTGTCCTCGTCGCTGCCGAAGGCGCTGTTCTCGGGCCTCACCGCCCAGGGCGTGTCGACGCAGGTCGCGACGAACATCTCGCACCTTCCCCCGGTGTCGAGCGTGTTCGCCGCCTTCCTCGGCTACAACCCGATGGACACCCTGCTGGGCTCGGGCGGGCTCGACATCCTGAAGACCCTGCCGGAGGCCGCGCACAAGACGCTCATCGGCAACGAGTTCTTCCCGCACCTCATCTCGGGCGCGTTCCACGACGGCCTCGTCGTCGTGTTCATCGCCGCGGCCGCGATGTCTGTCATCGCTGCTGTCGCATCGCTGATTCGCGGCAAGCATTACGTTCACGAGCTGCAGGTCGTGGAAGAATCCATCGAAATGCACGAGGCCGAACCCGTGAAGGCCTCCTGA
- a CDS encoding MarR family winged helix-turn-helix transcriptional regulator, with protein MARTDQTASPSTALPEPTENDFATRLAVAIGRINRRIRPTRDGISHGLVSALGSVVRVGEIRPGDLARLEAVAAPTMTRLVADLEARGLVTRKPDPTDGRSFFVVATDAGIDAIRRARFERAERVAALLDGLPPEQLAAVKAAIDGLETVSQSAV; from the coding sequence ATGGCCCGGACGGATCAGACCGCAAGCCCGAGCACCGCGTTGCCCGAGCCGACCGAGAACGACTTCGCCACCCGGCTCGCCGTCGCGATCGGTCGGATCAACCGCCGCATTCGGCCCACGCGCGACGGCATCAGCCATGGGCTGGTGTCGGCGCTCGGCAGCGTCGTGCGGGTCGGCGAGATCCGCCCGGGCGATCTCGCCCGCCTCGAGGCGGTCGCCGCCCCGACCATGACCCGGCTGGTCGCCGACCTCGAGGCGCGCGGGCTGGTCACCCGGAAGCCCGATCCGACCGACGGCCGCTCGTTCTTCGTCGTCGCGACCGACGCGGGAATCGACGCGATCCGGCGCGCCCGCTTCGAGCGCGCAGAGCGCGTCGCCGCACTGCTCGACGGGCTGCCGCCCGAGCAGCTCGCTGCGGTCAAGGCGGCGATCGACGGGCTCGAGACGGTGTCGCAGAGCGCGGTCTGA